Proteins encoded within one genomic window of Actinoplanes octamycinicus:
- a CDS encoding phytoene/squalene synthase family protein, translating into MDTDLAAAYERCRELHREHGRTYYLATRLLPAWKRRHVHALYGFTRFADEIVDRTESLPPAQRAAELEAWSAGFLAGLRGEPVDDPLLPAVLHTIAVFDLDLEDFEKFLRSMAMDLTVTSYPTYADLLDYMEGSAAVIGTMMLPILGSSDPAAAHEPARQLGLAFQLTNFIRDVGEDLARGRIYLPEEHLAEFGVTPDDLAAGVATSPIRALIKAEVARAREHYAAAAPGIPLLEPASQACMRTAFQLYGGILDEVEAAGYDVFARRATVPNRRRAAVAVRSLLTRPGTPVQLAA; encoded by the coding sequence ATGGATACCGATCTGGCCGCTGCCTATGAGCGCTGCCGTGAGCTGCACCGCGAGCACGGACGCACGTACTACCTGGCGACCCGGTTGCTACCGGCCTGGAAGCGCCGGCATGTGCATGCTCTGTATGGATTCACCCGATTCGCCGACGAGATCGTCGACCGGACCGAGTCGCTGCCGCCCGCCCAGCGCGCCGCGGAGCTCGAGGCCTGGTCCGCCGGGTTCCTGGCCGGCCTGCGCGGCGAGCCGGTCGACGACCCGCTGCTGCCGGCCGTCCTGCACACCATCGCGGTCTTCGACCTCGACCTGGAGGACTTCGAGAAGTTCCTGCGCAGCATGGCGATGGACCTGACCGTCACCAGCTACCCCACCTACGCCGACCTGCTCGACTACATGGAGGGGTCGGCCGCCGTGATCGGCACCATGATGCTGCCGATCCTCGGCTCCTCCGACCCGGCCGCCGCGCACGAGCCGGCCCGGCAGCTCGGCCTCGCCTTCCAGCTCACCAACTTCATCCGGGACGTCGGCGAGGACCTCGCCCGCGGCCGGATCTACCTGCCCGAGGAGCACCTGGCCGAGTTCGGCGTCACCCCGGACGACCTGGCCGCCGGGGTGGCCACCTCGCCGATCCGCGCGCTGATCAAGGCCGAGGTGGCCCGGGCCCGGGAGCACTACGCGGCCGCCGCGCCCGGGATCCCGCTGCTCGAGCCGGCCTCCCAGGCCTGCATGCGGACCGCGTTCCAGCTCTACGGGGGGATCCTCGACGAGGTGGAGGCGGCCGGCTACGACGTCTTCGCCCGGCGCGCCACGGTGCCGAACCGGCGCCGGGCCGCGGTCGCCGTCCGCAGCCTGCTCACCCGGCCCGGCACCCCGGTCCAGCTGGCGGCCTGA
- a CDS encoding cryptochrome/photolyase family protein, whose product MPARIALLTRDLRIHDNPLLSGEGEVVPLFVLDPRLGGLSANRQRFLHQCLADLRATLRERGGDLVIRTGDPVAETVRLAREVGTTTVGVAGDVTDYAQRRERRLRDAGLDLRITPGVTVLPPGAVRPGGGGNSYRVFTPYWKAWERSRWRVPAATPHRIAMPDGIAPGPLPETPAGESPDALPGGETEARRRLRAWSREISRYDEEHDDLAADNTSRLSAYLRFGCLSPLELALMAKADDSPGAQAYLRQLAWRDFYYQVTAAFPKISTQAMRPTADTGWRYDEDALRHWQDGLTGVPIVDAGMRQLRAEGWMHNRARLITAAFLTKHLGIDWRPGLQWFFRWLNDGDVPNNSGNWQWTAGTGNDTRPYRRFNPIRQAQRFDPEGGYVRRYVPELKDIDGGAVHQPWRLPEPVRRGLDYPGPLESHRDEAVWLRD is encoded by the coding sequence ATGCCGGCCCGGATCGCGCTGCTCACCCGGGACCTGCGGATCCACGACAATCCGCTGCTCAGCGGCGAGGGCGAGGTCGTCCCGCTGTTCGTGCTCGACCCACGCCTCGGCGGGCTCTCCGCCAACCGGCAGCGGTTCCTGCACCAGTGCCTCGCCGACCTGCGCGCCACCCTCCGGGAGCGGGGCGGCGACCTGGTGATCCGGACCGGCGACCCGGTGGCCGAGACGGTCCGGCTGGCCCGGGAGGTGGGCACCACCACGGTCGGGGTCGCCGGGGATGTGACCGATTACGCCCAGCGGCGCGAGCGGCGGCTCCGGGACGCCGGGCTGGACCTGCGGATCACCCCCGGCGTCACGGTGCTGCCGCCCGGGGCGGTGCGGCCGGGCGGCGGAGGAAACTCGTACCGGGTGTTCACGCCGTACTGGAAAGCCTGGGAACGAAGCCGGTGGCGCGTGCCTGCCGCGACCCCGCACCGGATCGCGATGCCCGACGGCATCGCGCCGGGACCGCTGCCCGAGACGCCCGCCGGCGAGTCACCGGACGCGCTTCCCGGTGGCGAGACCGAGGCCCGCCGCCGGCTCCGGGCCTGGTCACGGGAGATCTCCCGGTACGACGAGGAGCACGACGACCTGGCCGCCGACAACACCAGCCGGCTCAGCGCCTACCTGCGGTTCGGCTGCCTGTCCCCGCTCGAACTGGCCCTCATGGCGAAGGCCGACGACTCCCCGGGCGCACAGGCCTACCTGCGCCAGCTCGCCTGGCGGGACTTCTACTACCAGGTCACCGCGGCGTTCCCGAAGATCTCCACGCAGGCGATGCGGCCCACCGCGGACACCGGCTGGCGCTACGACGAGGACGCCCTGCGGCACTGGCAGGACGGCCTGACCGGGGTGCCGATCGTCGACGCCGGGATGCGCCAGCTGCGCGCCGAGGGCTGGATGCACAACCGGGCCCGGCTGATCACCGCGGCCTTCCTGACCAAGCACCTCGGCATCGACTGGCGGCCCGGCCTGCAGTGGTTCTTCCGCTGGCTGAACGACGGCGACGTGCCGAACAACTCCGGCAACTGGCAGTGGACCGCGGGCACCGGCAACGACACCCGGCCGTACCGCAGGTTCAATCCGATTCGGCAGGCGCAGCGATTCGACCCGGAAGGCGGGTACGTTCGTCGGTACGTACCGGAGCTGAAAGACATCGACGGCGGAGCCGTGCACCAGCCGTGGCGTCTGCCCGAGCCGGTGCGCCGCGGCCTCGACTATCCCGGACCGCTGGAGTCACACCGGGACGAGGCAGTCTGGCTGCGGGACTGA
- a CDS encoding dihydrolipoyl dehydrogenase family protein codes for MAEARQVDVVVVGLGVGGEEVAGRLAAAGLDVIGVEHRLVGGECPYWGCIPTKIMVRAGNALAEARRIPGLAGSSTVEAHWAPVARRIRDEATDDWNDKVAVDRFTGKGGTFVRGTASLTGPGRVRVGDQEFAASRGVVIATGTAAVIPPIEGLSGTPYWTNREAVEAATLPASMLVLGGGAIGCELAQAYARFGVRVTVIEGSPRLLAQEEPESSEVARAALEADGVHVITGARAARVAHEDTFQVTLTDGTVLTGEKLLIATGRAARLSELGLETVGLDPAARHLTTDDRMRAGEKIWAVGDVTGHGAFTHMAMYEADIAVRDILGEGGPGADYRALPRVTFLDPEIGAVGMTEHQAREAGLNVRVGYVPLNQTSRGFIHGPGNEGFIKLVADADRGVLVGGTTAGQSGGEMIGAVSVAVHAAVPVATLLSSIWAYPTFHRGFGEALKPLA; via the coding sequence ATGGCTGAAGCGCGGCAAGTGGACGTGGTGGTCGTCGGACTCGGTGTCGGCGGCGAGGAGGTCGCCGGCCGGCTGGCCGCGGCCGGACTGGACGTGATCGGCGTCGAGCACCGCCTGGTCGGCGGCGAGTGCCCGTACTGGGGCTGCATCCCCACCAAAATCATGGTCCGCGCCGGGAACGCGCTGGCCGAGGCCCGCCGGATCCCCGGCCTCGCCGGATCGTCCACGGTGGAGGCGCACTGGGCGCCGGTCGCCCGCCGGATCCGGGACGAGGCCACCGACGACTGGAACGACAAGGTCGCGGTCGACCGCTTCACCGGCAAGGGCGGCACGTTCGTCCGGGGCACCGCGTCGCTGACCGGTCCCGGCCGGGTGCGGGTCGGGGACCAGGAGTTCGCCGCTTCGCGCGGCGTGGTCATCGCGACCGGCACGGCCGCGGTCATTCCACCCATCGAGGGGCTTTCCGGTACGCCGTACTGGACGAATCGCGAAGCCGTCGAAGCGGCCACCCTGCCGGCGTCGATGCTGGTGCTCGGCGGTGGCGCGATCGGCTGCGAGTTGGCCCAGGCGTACGCGCGGTTCGGGGTGCGGGTCACCGTGATCGAGGGGTCACCCCGGCTGCTCGCCCAGGAGGAGCCGGAGTCGTCCGAGGTGGCCCGGGCCGCCCTGGAGGCCGACGGGGTGCACGTCATCACCGGCGCCCGGGCAGCGCGGGTGGCCCACGAAGACACGTTCCAGGTGACGCTGACCGACGGGACCGTGCTGACCGGCGAGAAACTGCTGATCGCCACCGGCCGCGCGGCCCGGCTCAGCGAGCTCGGCCTGGAGACGGTGGGGCTGGACCCGGCCGCGCGCCACCTCACCACCGACGACCGGATGCGCGCCGGCGAGAAGATCTGGGCGGTCGGCGACGTGACCGGCCACGGCGCCTTCACGCACATGGCGATGTACGAGGCGGACATCGCGGTGCGGGACATCCTCGGCGAGGGCGGACCGGGCGCGGACTACCGGGCGCTGCCCCGGGTCACCTTCCTGGACCCGGAGATCGGGGCGGTCGGGATGACCGAGCACCAGGCCCGGGAGGCGGGACTGAACGTCCGGGTCGGGTACGTGCCGTTGAACCAGACGTCGCGCGGCTTCATCCACGGGCCGGGCAACGAGGGGTTCATCAAGCTGGTGGCGGACGCGGACCGCGGGGTGCTGGTCGGCGGGACGACGGCGGGACAGTCCGGTGGCGAGATGATCGGGGCGGTCTCGGTGGCGGTGCACGCGGCGGTGCCGGTGGCGACGCTGCTCAGCTCGATCTGGGCGTACCCGACGTTCCACCGGGGGTTCGGCGAGGCGCTCAAGCCGCTGGCCTGA
- a CDS encoding phytase gives MQRTSGIAALVALTTLAAGTPAFASERPAREITAKVETPALYDDEAGGDADADDPAIWVNQANKARSLVIGTAKNGGLRVYDLTGREIQSIATPDGGRFNNVDLISGFPLGGQRVDLAVVTDRGLDKLRIYRISAAGLTDVTSADVPLLFAKDQAEVEEQATGYGLATYDRYAVVSRRHSTRLGIFRLEEHHGRVTYRTSDTLDLPSSFRLPNGSTWSPCAEPGEGPQVEGMVVDAEAGVLYAAQEDVALWKINLRGGTFSSIPRIVERVKEYGVPATWNPTTEECVLDTANDPGFGGRITADVEGATLYSTGKRDGYLIVSSQGDSKFYVYDRRTNRPVTLFAVTDGPHTDGVQHSDGAAATSVALPGYPKGLLVLHDGENTPDSPRPSTNFKFIDWRALKLTKL, from the coding sequence ATGCAACGGACTTCGGGAATCGCCGCCCTGGTGGCCCTGACCACACTGGCCGCCGGCACGCCGGCGTTCGCCTCCGAGCGGCCGGCCCGCGAGATCACCGCGAAGGTGGAAACCCCGGCCCTGTACGACGACGAGGCCGGTGGCGACGCCGACGCCGACGATCCCGCGATCTGGGTCAACCAGGCGAACAAGGCCCGCAGCCTGGTGATCGGCACCGCCAAGAACGGCGGCCTGCGGGTCTACGACCTCACCGGTCGGGAGATCCAGTCGATCGCCACCCCGGACGGCGGGCGGTTCAACAACGTCGACCTGATCTCCGGTTTCCCGCTCGGCGGCCAGCGGGTCGACCTGGCCGTGGTCACCGACCGCGGCCTCGACAAGCTCCGCATCTACCGGATCAGCGCGGCCGGCCTGACCGATGTCACCTCGGCTGACGTCCCGCTGCTCTTCGCCAAGGACCAGGCGGAGGTCGAGGAGCAGGCCACCGGTTACGGTCTGGCCACCTATGACCGGTACGCCGTGGTGAGCCGCCGGCACAGCACCCGTCTCGGCATCTTCCGCTTGGAGGAACACCACGGCCGGGTCACCTACCGCACCTCGGACACCCTGGACCTGCCCAGCTCGTTCCGCCTGCCGAACGGAAGCACCTGGTCCCCGTGCGCCGAGCCGGGCGAGGGCCCCCAGGTCGAGGGCATGGTGGTGGACGCCGAAGCCGGCGTGCTCTACGCCGCCCAGGAGGACGTAGCCCTCTGGAAGATCAACCTCCGGGGCGGCACGTTCAGCAGCATCCCGCGCATCGTCGAGAGGGTGAAGGAGTACGGCGTCCCCGCCACCTGGAACCCCACCACCGAAGAGTGCGTCCTGGACACCGCCAACGATCCGGGCTTCGGCGGCCGAATCACCGCTGACGTAGAGGGCGCCACCCTTTACTCCACCGGCAAGCGCGACGGCTACTTGATCGTTTCCAGCCAGGGCGACAGCAAGTTCTACGTCTACGACCGCCGAACCAACCGCCCGGTAACCCTCTTCGCCGTAACTGACGGCCCCCACACCGACGGCGTCCAACACTCCGACGGCGCCGCCGCCACCTCAGTAGCCCTCCCCGGCTACCCGAAGGGCCTCCTGGTCCTGCACGACGGCGAAAACACCCCAGACAGCCCCCGCCCAAGCACCAACTTCAAATTCATAGACTGGCGAGCCCTAAAACTCACCAAGCTCTAA
- a CDS encoding serine/threonine-protein kinase, which yields MPAPITIGRYRVTGRLGSGAFATVWLAEDDILESQVAIKVLADNWAHHPDVRARFEQEAQVLRRADSERLVRVHDFGELPDGRPYQVMTYAGGGTLADRLDGGLMPIGTALRTAVDIAQAVTVLHESGVLHRDLKPSNVLFDTVRGDERVLVADLGLAKEIAQASGFTVVAGTPGYMAPEQSLPGGGLDVRVDVHAIGALTYEMLTGKPPRPGAVLPPSKLRPGVSKQIDRAVLRALEPDRERRWPTAAAFAEALSTSPSRRLIRAAGAIAGVAALTVAGGAVVPDGTPAGWTRVGSADHVVSVAVPASWSHQLRDGGWDPVAIGLPGGGSPSPGLQVGVDLTDPRATSPAVLAGASWWIREPVGATLPVHASCARQPPRKVVVGRLSGQVVRWTTCGGSRLSYSEVLLTGPAARGVYLQIRQDDGLDRTDDVLHTLRLGDG from the coding sequence GTGCCTGCGCCAATCACGATCGGTCGATATCGAGTCACCGGCCGCCTCGGGTCCGGTGCGTTCGCCACGGTGTGGCTCGCCGAGGACGACATCCTCGAGTCCCAGGTGGCGATCAAGGTGCTGGCCGACAACTGGGCACATCACCCGGATGTCCGGGCCCGGTTCGAGCAGGAGGCCCAGGTGTTGCGCCGCGCCGACTCGGAGCGCCTGGTCCGGGTGCACGACTTCGGCGAGCTGCCGGACGGCCGGCCGTACCAGGTGATGACCTATGCGGGCGGCGGCACGCTGGCCGACCGCCTGGACGGCGGCTTGATGCCGATCGGCACCGCGCTGCGCACCGCCGTCGACATCGCCCAGGCGGTGACCGTGCTGCACGAGTCCGGGGTCCTGCACCGCGACCTGAAGCCGTCGAATGTGCTCTTCGACACGGTCCGCGGCGACGAGCGGGTGCTGGTCGCCGATCTGGGTCTGGCCAAGGAGATCGCCCAGGCCTCCGGGTTCACCGTGGTGGCCGGCACCCCGGGCTACATGGCGCCGGAGCAGAGCCTGCCCGGCGGCGGCCTGGACGTCCGCGTCGACGTGCACGCGATCGGCGCCCTGACCTACGAGATGCTGACCGGCAAGCCGCCCCGCCCCGGTGCGGTGCTCCCGCCGTCGAAGCTGCGTCCGGGGGTCTCCAAGCAGATCGACCGGGCGGTGCTCCGTGCCCTCGAACCGGACCGGGAGCGCCGCTGGCCCACCGCGGCCGCCTTCGCCGAGGCGTTGAGCACCTCGCCGAGCCGCCGGCTGATCCGGGCCGCCGGTGCGATCGCCGGGGTGGCCGCGCTGACCGTGGCCGGCGGCGCGGTGGTCCCCGACGGCACCCCGGCCGGCTGGACCCGGGTCGGTTCCGCCGACCACGTCGTGTCGGTCGCGGTGCCCGCCTCCTGGTCCCACCAGCTACGCGACGGCGGCTGGGATCCGGTCGCGATCGGGCTGCCCGGCGGTGGATCGCCGTCTCCCGGGCTTCAGGTCGGCGTCGACCTGACCGATCCGCGGGCCACCTCGCCCGCGGTCCTGGCCGGCGCCAGCTGGTGGATCCGCGAGCCGGTCGGCGCCACCCTGCCGGTGCACGCCTCGTGCGCCCGGCAGCCACCCCGCAAGGTCGTCGTCGGCCGGCTGAGCGGTCAGGTGGTGCGCTGGACGACCTGCGGCGGCAGCCGCCTCTCGTACAGCGAAGTGCTCTTGACCGGTCCTGCCGCTCGCGGCGTCTACCTGCAGATCCGCCAGGACGACGGCCTCGATCGCACCGACGACGTGCTGCACACCCTCCGGTTGGGCGACGGGTAG
- a CDS encoding RNA polymerase sigma factor, whose protein sequence is MRDDDQEELARRAAGGDRAALEALLGRIQPSVLRRCARFLPCYQDAEEACQDVLLQVARNIEKFRGQSKFSTWLHVIIANSARQTYRSLKRRAVEQAHETPPIDVADVRTTSVIAGSRLDLLDALDRLEARNADLVGPVVLRDICQLDYREIAQHLGIPEGTVKSRIHQGRAQVRDYLGAG, encoded by the coding sequence GTGCGCGATGACGATCAGGAAGAACTCGCGCGGCGGGCGGCCGGTGGGGACCGGGCCGCGCTGGAGGCGTTGCTCGGCCGGATCCAGCCGTCGGTGCTGCGGCGGTGCGCCCGGTTCCTGCCCTGCTACCAGGACGCCGAAGAGGCGTGCCAGGACGTGCTGCTCCAGGTGGCGCGGAACATCGAGAAGTTCCGGGGGCAGTCGAAGTTCAGCACCTGGCTGCACGTGATCATCGCGAACAGTGCGCGGCAGACGTACCGGTCGCTGAAACGGCGCGCGGTCGAACAGGCCCACGAGACGCCGCCGATCGACGTGGCGGACGTCCGGACCACCAGTGTCATCGCCGGCTCCCGGCTCGACCTGCTGGACGCTCTGGACCGGCTGGAGGCCCGCAACGCCGACCTGGTCGGCCCGGTCGTGCTGCGTGACATCTGCCAGCTCGACTACCGGGAGATCGCCCAGCACCTGGGCATCCCCGAGGGCACCGTGAAGTCCCGGATCCACCAGGGGCGGGCCCAGGTCCGCGACTACCTCGGCGCCGGTTGA
- a CDS encoding RICIN domain-containing protein has translation MRFPNLGLRAGVRLLCAAAAVGVSLGFLAAPAAAAEEPTCLRGPNPNVYYKITNVATGKSLNVARKSRVSGAPIIQWAYAGGTNEQWRAICAANWQYKLVARHSGLVLDLAATDAVQNPYTGAPSQKWGISRVGQEGALATFQLYSQGAGTVIEAAAGGIAVESADSEDGNRHQLWTFEETGAV, from the coding sequence ATGCGCTTCCCGAACCTCGGCCTGCGGGCCGGCGTCCGGCTCCTCTGTGCCGCTGCCGCCGTCGGCGTATCGCTCGGCTTCCTCGCGGCACCGGCCGCGGCCGCCGAGGAGCCGACCTGTCTGCGCGGGCCGAACCCCAACGTCTACTACAAGATCACTAACGTGGCGACCGGGAAGTCGCTCAACGTCGCCCGTAAGTCCAGGGTGAGCGGCGCCCCGATCATCCAGTGGGCGTACGCCGGCGGCACGAACGAGCAATGGCGAGCCATCTGTGCGGCGAACTGGCAGTACAAGCTCGTCGCCCGGCACAGCGGCCTGGTGCTCGACCTGGCCGCCACGGACGCCGTGCAGAACCCCTACACCGGAGCCCCGAGCCAGAAGTGGGGTATCTCGCGAGTCGGCCAGGAAGGTGCTCTCGCGACGTTCCAGTTGTACAGCCAGGGAGCGGGCACGGTCATCGAGGCGGCGGCCGGCGGCATCGCTGTGGAGTCCGCTGATTCCGAGGACGGCAACCGGCACCAGCTGTGGACGTTCGAGGAGACCGGAGCGGTTTGA
- a CDS encoding histone-like nucleoid-structuring protein Lsr2 has product MAKKIITVLTDDLDGGEADGTVEFGFDGVNYTIDLSEENAGKLRKALDPYLAVASRVGRTGATGRIAPREAQPKRTSREQNQAIREWAVKNGYEVSERGRIPTAIVEAFHAKR; this is encoded by the coding sequence ATGGCCAAGAAAATCATTACGGTGCTCACCGACGACCTGGACGGTGGCGAAGCCGACGGGACTGTCGAGTTCGGTTTCGATGGGGTCAACTACACCATCGATCTGTCCGAGGAGAACGCCGGCAAGCTCCGAAAGGCTCTCGACCCCTATCTGGCCGTCGCCTCCCGAGTGGGTCGTACCGGGGCAACCGGGCGCATCGCTCCTCGAGAAGCGCAGCCAAAGCGGACAAGCCGTGAGCAGAATCAGGCCATCCGCGAGTGGGCCGTGAAGAACGGCTATGAGGTATCGGAACGAGGACGCATCCCGACCGCGATCGTCGAAGCCTTCCACGCTAAGCGCTGA